TACAACTATTGGTGATTTTGGATTAATTCAGAAGGTGCGTTAATTTCGACAATTCCCTTTCTTGACGAAATTTACAATGGCAGAgacaaaagacaaagaaaaggCACTTGCAGATTCAAAGTTTTAAGCTTTTCTGCTCAGCCACCAGCTAATCTAACTTGTTTCTTGGGCCGCTGCGTTGATAGCTGGAGTCGGCAGTTTCTCGATGGAGCTTAGAGCGTTGCGCCGAATAATTGAGCATCAGTGACAGGACAACCTGGAGCTCTCCTGGAAAGTGGGGAGCTTGGCAGCTCAGCTCAGTGGTTGATGCCCAGCTTCTTTTGTCAGTGGCCGGATGGGATTGGCTGATGTAACCCTGCCGATCCGCTTAGGAACCATGTCCTACGTCAACTCGCTCGGCTGCTCTTCCAGGGCCAAGCTAAGCTTTTTTCCTTGCGTAACCAGACCCAGACCATAACCAAGGAAGGAGGCCTCCTGGGGCAACGCGGGTTGTTTCTCTTCGTTCCTGCAACACAACCACCACGTTCAAGtccatcagcatcaacagcatcaccacCCGTCGTCTAATTGTTGGAGATTCCCAGGGCTGTGTAGCTTAGATACCTACGCCCGCTTCTTTTTACCCGCCGACGCTATTCTTCCCTTAGACTGTCCATACAGTAACTAACGTACACACTCCGTTGAGCGGGGGTGAAAGAAAGACAATTGaagagacagacagacagacgACACACTGCCTGCCTCTATTCAAACATTGTCTTTGGATTGGATCGTCATCCGCTTCGTTACtcgtttcgtttcgttcTGTTTCGCTCATTCCAGACCGACTCAATCAATCCCGTGGTCGTTCAACCTTTTAACCGCATACACActcatcaatcaatcaattaGCTGTGAGAAGGCTCGACGCAATCATGGTTTGTAAGTAAAATGTCTatttgcatttgcatttgcatttagccttttctttttgctctCCTCGATCATTAAGCATCAAGCAAGCACCTAAGCAACGACGGTTTCCTCAAAGTCTATCTACCTATTCCTCTACCACGCACAAAGTAAACATCCAATGCCCTGGTATCAAAACCAGATCCTCATCTACACACCTGTTCTGAACctgctccatctccatctccataTTCCGTCCacatctccatctcatcaccgtCACCATCCCTGCATCTGAGCACAGAGTGCCACACACCAGCCAGAACGAGACAAAGTGCAAGATTAGCTTCTTTCACACGGGGGTCTCAAAGGCGGCGCCACTCACGATATTCTATCCCTATACGTTATTGCCCTTTACCACTCGGTGCCCACATCGTTTTATCCTTCTTTCAACTTCACTTCTACGTCAACTTCAATTATCTCGGTTCCTACTTCTTTGGACACGGAAACGGATACGGGACTTGTCACCTGGTACAAGTTATCGAGTGAAAGAGTGAGTTTATTCGGGACGCGATAATGCCTAACACGGGCTTTCTTCCCGTCAGCTCGAGTCCACCCGTTCCTGTATCTtccctccatctccaagtcTGTCATTATCGTCCTCCCTCTCTCGGCAAGCGCTGTCAGTTGGACCTAAATGCACTGCCGTGATCGCCATCCTATCTACGCGCCAGCTTCAGACATGATCTTCACTTTGCATCTCTGTGCATGCGCATCAAGGAAGGCGCAGCAGGGTCCGCTCCTTTCCATGTCGAGAACAAACAAGCTCAAAGCACCCGCCCCATGGAGACAAGGCCAAGCGATCTAGGCTCTACAGGCCCAGGTCCAATTGTCAGCCTACCATGCAGCCTACCCCAATCTTCTGAGACTTGCCCTGTTGAGGACTTCTTTGTATTCCGTCGCTTATTGCTTAACAACCGTCGACTCCGCCTTTTGATGCTTTCTCACTACTCATTTATTATATCAAAGACTCATCCGCTGACCATGTCGGTGTCTtgatcaccaccaacagctCTTCCATCTTTCAACCTTCAGATCAGACGATCAATGTCTGCCAAACCTCACAACCATACAGCCGACGAGAATAGCCCGCTCCTTAATGGCGGTGCCTCGTCGGCCCTCAATGACACCCTCGGTCACCGCAATGGCAACGGCCATATCAGTCTCAGCCGAGACTCGAGCACCATGACGTTCCTCTTCGACTCGAAGCATACACCTGGTATTGATAACAGCAACATTGCCGTCAGGAGTCTGGCTTACTCCTGGCACATTGCCAAGGTCACCCTTCTCAGCAGTATGTTGGCGCTTCTCGCTGTACGGTCGCATACACAACTAACTTTGTTCAATAGACTATGTCAATTTTCTCCTGGTCATGGTACCTCTTGGTATTGTTGCTGGTAAGATGGGCTGGGGTTCTACTGCCGTTTTCACCATCAACTTCTTTGCCATTATCCCACTCGCTGCTGTGCTGTCGTTTGCGACAGAAGAGTTCTCGATGAAGCTTGGTGAGACTCTTGGTGGCCTCCTGAATGCTACCTTCGGAAATGCCGTGGAACTTATTGTATGATGCACAGACCTTCACTTCATATATTACGACTAATCGTGCATATAGGTCAGCATTGTTGCTCTCCAGCGAAACGAAATTGAGCTCGTCCAGGCCTCTATGCTCGGTAGCATTCTTTCTAACCTTCTTCTGGTCATGGGAATGTGCTTCTTGTTCGGTGGTATCATTCATCGAGGCGAGTCGGGCAATGGCTATGAGCAgtccttctcttcagctacTGCACAGACAACTTGCTCCCTTATGACACTGTCTTCAGCCTCACTCGTCATTCCCGCTGCTGTATGTCAAATCGAACCCTGCTCAAAAACTCGACTAACTTTTATAGCTCTATGCAGTTCTTGACCAGAGTGGCTCCAAGGAGAAGGCCCAGAGCATCCTCACACTCTCTCGCGGCACTgccatcattcttctcctgctctACGTCTTATATCTCATCTTCCAGCTCCGAACACACAGTAACCTTTTCGACGCCGAGAACCAGAACGAGAACGGCGAGGAAGTTGAGCCAGAGGAGCCTACTATTGGACCCCTTGCCGCCATTGCCGTCCTCTGTGTCACTACCGTCCTCGTCACTGTCTGCGCCGATTACCTCGTTGACAGcattgatgatcttgtcaagaccTCCGGAATTAGCCGAGCATTCATTGGTCTGATCTTGATTCCCATTGTTGGCAATGCTGCTGAGCACGTCACTGCTGTTGTTGTCGCCCTCCGTGATAAGATGGATCTCGCCATGGGTGTTGCGGTTGGTTCTTCTATCCAGATTGCCCTCCTGGTCACGCCCTTCCTCGTCATTGTTGGCTGGATCATTGGTGCTCCGATGACTCTTCACTTCGAGACTTGTGAGTTTAATCCATTTCCTTTCTGTGTAATATTTACTGACAAACTTCCCAGTCCAAACTGTTGCCTTTGGAGTTTCTGTCCTCGTTGTTACGTATACTGTCCAGGATGGCAAATCCAACTACCTGGAGGGTGCTATGCTTATGGGTCTCTATATTATCATCGCATTGGCTTTCTATGCCACTCCATCCGATGTCTTGGACCCCGGCAACTAAATGCTAGAGTTCCCCTGATGTCTtaatcatcatcaatcaactAATGTTTTTAAACATATTTTTACTACCAACGAGTGACTtgtctcatcaagaagcttgtTCTGGATAGCCAGGAATGCCACCGAAAACTGTGGCTTCAACGATCTGCCAAAAGACAGTCGGATAATCGAGTCAACTTTCATATTTGTATTACTAAGCGGATGCAGTCCGCTGGACAGGACTGCTTCTTGGGAGCCCCAGACACTCCATCAAACTCTGGAATGAAACACGGAGAGGAATAGGGAGGTTCAGTCGCATTCGCGAAATTTCATTGTGTCAAAAGAAACGAGGGATAGTAAATGGCCTTGCCGGTCTCTGTGCTTATTGGATTTTTTTATTGCTTGTATCATTGGACTGCGAGGTCGGAGACGGAATTCAAGCACGGAAAGGTTGATCGGATAGTTAATCAATATTTTCGCAGATTGATCTCTTCTTTGACAATCACTGGTGAAGTAGTCGCAATAATGTCGCCAGTCTCTGAAACACTATGATCAAGTGATTTCTTTGAAGGTTACCTGTCAGCGGGAAAACGCCAGATGGATGTTAAACCTATGAGTGAAGCCGTGAGCTAAATGCCAATCCACGAATGCCGAGTGACAAGGAAGATGAGCATGAAATTAACTGATCGACACTACAGAGTCTCGTTAAGTGAGATAAGT
The window above is part of the Fusarium oxysporum f. sp. lycopersici 4287 chromosome 8, whole genome shotgun sequence genome. Proteins encoded here:
- a CDS encoding Ca2+:H+ antiporter, translating into MVSLPSFNLQIRRSMSAKPHNHTADENSPLLNGGASSALNDTLGHRNGNGHISLSRDSSTMTFLFDSKHTPGIDNSNIAVRSLAYSWHIAKVTLLSNYVNFLLVMVPLGIVAGKMGWGSTAVFTINFFAIIPLAAVLSFATEEFSMKLGETLGGLLNATFGNAVELIVSIVALQRNEIELVQASMLGSILSNLLLVMGMCFLFGGIIHRGESGNGYEQSFSSATAQTTCSLMTLSSASLVIPAALYAVLDQSGSKEKAQSILTLSRGTAIILLLLYVLYLIFQLRTHSNLFDAENQNENGEEVEPEEPTIGPLAAIAVLCVTTVLVTVCADYLVDSIDDLVKTSGISRAFIGLILIPIVGNAAEHVTAVVVALRDKMDLAMGVAVGSSIQIALLVTPFLVIVGWIIGAPMTLHFETFQTVAFGVSVLVVTYTVQDGKSNYLEGAMLMGLYIIIALAFYATPSDVLDPGN
- a CDS encoding Ca2+:H+ antiporter; translation: MSAKPHNHTADENSPLLNGGASSALNDTLGHRNGNGHISLSRDSSTMTFLFDSKHTPGIDNSNIAVRSLAYSWHIAKVTLLSNYVNFLLVMVPLGIVAGKMGWGSTAVFTINFFAIIPLAAVLSFATEEFSMKLGETLGGLLNATFGNAVELIVSIVALQRNEIELVQASMLGSILSNLLLVMGMCFLFGGIIHRGESGNGYEQSFSSATAQTTCSLMTLSSASLVIPAALYAVLDQSGSKEKAQSILTLSRGTAIILLLLYVLYLIFQLRTHSNLFDAENQNENGEEVEPEEPTIGPLAAIAVLCVTTVLVTVCADYLVDSIDDLVKTSGISRAFIGLILIPIVGNAAEHVTAVVVALRDKMDLAMGVAVGSSIQIALLVTPFLVIVGWIIGAPMTLHFETFQTVAFGVSVLVVTYTVQDGKSNYLEGAMLMGLYIIIALAFYATPSDVLDPGN